From Pseudomonas sp. StFLB209, a single genomic window includes:
- a CDS encoding OmpA family protein: MNRLPHILSVCAVLGLAGCAGQYSGDHALQKASADFQRVKEDPDVLRSAPKDVIRAGESLGRAERLSSYLGSGADVAHYAYLSSRYSEIAREHTNLALSQERMARMELERQRLQLGLREARLAGARQQGKWVEEQIMLATTQSDRGLVMTLGDVLFDQGDAQLKNSANRTLLKIVQFLQLHPRRVVRIEGYTDNTGERQDNLKLSRDRAQAVADVLIDLGVEEKRVEVIGYGAQFPVDVNATERGRAQNRRVEIVFSDDKGRLGIAR; this comes from the coding sequence ATGAATCGTCTGCCGCATATTCTGAGTGTCTGTGCAGTGCTGGGGTTGGCCGGCTGTGCCGGCCAGTACTCGGGCGATCATGCTTTACAGAAAGCCAGTGCCGACTTTCAGCGGGTCAAGGAAGATCCTGATGTGCTGCGCAGTGCGCCCAAGGATGTGATTCGCGCCGGAGAATCGCTGGGGCGTGCCGAGCGGCTGTCGAGCTATCTGGGCAGTGGCGCGGATGTTGCGCATTACGCTTACCTGAGCAGTCGCTACAGTGAAATTGCCCGTGAGCACACTAATCTGGCGCTGTCGCAAGAGCGTATGGCCAGGATGGAGCTTGAGCGTCAGCGGCTGCAACTGGGGTTGCGTGAAGCCAGGCTGGCCGGTGCCCGGCAGCAGGGCAAGTGGGTCGAAGAGCAGATCATGCTGGCCACTACCCAGAGCGATCGCGGTCTGGTCATGACCTTGGGCGATGTGTTGTTCGATCAGGGCGATGCGCAGTTGAAGAACTCCGCCAATCGTACCCTGCTCAAGATCGTCCAGTTCCTGCAACTGCACCCGCGACGTGTGGTACGCATTGAGGGTTACACCGACAACACCGGCGAGCGTCAGGACAATCTCAAGTTGTCCCGGGATCGTGCCCAGGCCGTTGCGGATGTGCTGATCGACCTGGGAGTGGAAGAAAAGCGTGTTGAAGTCATTGGCTACGGCGCGCAGTTTCCTGTTGATGTGAATGCGACAGAGCGGGGCAGGGCGCAGAATCGTCGGGTTGAAATCGTCTTTTCCGACGATAAAGGACGGCTCGGCATTGCCCGATAA
- the gltA gene encoding citrate synthase, translating to MADKKAQLIIEGTAPVELPILTGTVGPDVIDVRGLTATGRFTFDPGFMSTASCESKITYIDGDKGILLHRGYPIEQLASQSDYLETCYLLLNGELPTAEQKAQFVAVVKNHTMVHEQLKTFFNGFRRDAHPMAVMCGVVGALSAFYHDSLDINNPQHREISAIRLVAKMPTLAAMVYKYSMGQPMMYPRNDLSYAENFLHMMFNTPCEIKPISPVLAKAMDRIFILHADHEQNASTSTVRMAGSSGANPFACIAAGIAALWGPAHGGANEAVLTMLDEIGDVSNIDKYIAKAKDKNDPFKLMGFGHRVYKNRDPRATVMKQSCDEVLSELGIHNDPQLELAMRLEEIALTDPYFIERSLYPNVDFYSGIILKAIGIPTSMFTVIFALARTVGWISHWKEMLSSPYKIGRPRQLYTGEQQRDITSLPDRK from the coding sequence ATGGCTGACAAAAAAGCGCAGTTGATCATCGAGGGCACCGCCCCCGTCGAGCTGCCAATTCTGACCGGCACTGTTGGTCCTGACGTGATCGACGTACGCGGCCTGACCGCCACCGGCCGCTTCACATTCGACCCAGGCTTCATGTCGACCGCCTCTTGCGAGTCGAAAATCACCTATATCGATGGTGACAAGGGAATCCTGCTGCACCGCGGCTACCCGATCGAGCAACTGGCCAGCCAGTCCGACTACCTGGAGACCTGCTACCTGCTGCTCAACGGCGAACTGCCAACCGCAGAACAGAAGGCCCAGTTCGTTGCCGTGGTCAAAAACCACACGATGGTCCACGAACAGCTCAAGACCTTCTTCAACGGTTTCCGCCGTGACGCCCACCCGATGGCGGTCATGTGCGGCGTAGTGGGCGCCCTGTCGGCGTTCTACCACGACTCGCTGGACATCAATAATCCGCAGCACCGGGAAATCTCGGCCATTCGCCTGGTTGCGAAGATGCCGACCCTTGCCGCCATGGTCTACAAGTACTCCATGGGCCAGCCCATGATGTACCCGCGCAACGACCTGAGCTACGCAGAAAACTTCCTGCACATGATGTTCAACACCCCGTGCGAGATCAAACCGATCAGCCCGGTACTGGCCAAGGCAATGGACCGGATCTTCATCCTCCACGCCGACCATGAGCAGAACGCATCCACTTCAACCGTACGCATGGCCGGCTCTTCGGGCGCCAACCCGTTCGCCTGTATCGCTGCCGGTATCGCTGCACTCTGGGGCCCTGCCCACGGCGGCGCCAACGAAGCGGTCCTGACCATGCTCGACGAAATTGGCGACGTGTCGAATATCGACAAGTACATCGCCAAGGCCAAGGACAAGAACGATCCGTTCAAGCTGATGGGCTTCGGCCACCGCGTTTACAAGAACCGCGACCCACGCGCCACCGTGATGAAGCAGAGCTGCGACGAAGTCCTCAGCGAGCTGGGCATCCACAACGATCCACAGCTGGAACTGGCCATGCGCCTGGAAGAGATCGCCCTGACCGATCCTTACTTCATCGAGCGCTCGCTGTACCCGAACGTCGACTTCTACTCGGGGATCATCCTCAAGGCGATCGGCATTCCGACCAGCATGTTCACCGTGATCTTTGCCCTGGCCCGTACCGTCGGCTGGATCTCGCACTGGAAAGAAATGCTCTCCAGCCCATACAAGATTGGCCGTCCACGCCAGCTGTACACCGGCGAGCAGCAACGCGATATCACTTCGCTGCCGGATCGCAAGTAA
- a CDS encoding electron transfer flavoprotein-ubiquinone oxidoreductase — protein MEREYMEFDVVIVGAGPSGLSAACRLKQKAAQTGQEISVCVVEKGSEVGAHILSGAVFEPRALEELFPDWKALGAPLNTPVVRDDIYVLRSEQSSIKVPDFFVPKAMHNEGNYIISLGNLCRWLAQQAENLGVEIYPGFTAQEVLFDEAGIVRGIITGDLGVDREGQPKDGLYTPGMELRGKYTLFAEGCRGHLGKQLIKRFELDSEADVQHYGIGIKELWEIDPAKHVPGLVVHTAGWPLDNANMGGSFLYHLENNQVVVGLIIDLSYSNPYLSPFDEFQRYKHHPVASQYLEGGKRISYGARAIVKGGYNSLPKMVFPGGALIGCDLGTLNFSKIKGSHTAMKSGMLAADAVAEQLLAGNQGGDELTGYVEGFKASWLHDELFASRNFGPAMHKFGPILGAGFAFLEQNIFANKLPFTLHDTKPDHACLKLAADSKKIDYPKPDGKLSFDKLSSVFLSSTNHEEEQPCHLKLKDPSIPISQNLPLYDEPAQRYCPAGVYEVVTQEDGEKRFQINAQNCVHCKTCDIKDPAQNITWVAPEGAGGPNYPNM, from the coding sequence GTGGAACGCGAATACATGGAATTCGACGTGGTCATCGTCGGAGCCGGGCCCTCCGGGCTTTCCGCCGCTTGCCGCCTGAAACAGAAGGCCGCTCAAACCGGCCAGGAAATCAGCGTCTGCGTGGTAGAAAAAGGCTCCGAAGTTGGCGCCCACATCCTCTCCGGCGCGGTATTCGAACCGCGCGCCCTGGAAGAGCTGTTCCCCGACTGGAAAGCACTGGGTGCCCCGCTCAATACGCCCGTGGTGCGCGATGACATCTATGTGCTGCGCAGCGAGCAGAGCTCGATCAAGGTGCCTGATTTCTTTGTGCCCAAAGCCATGCACAACGAAGGCAACTACATTATCTCTCTGGGTAACCTGTGCCGCTGGCTGGCCCAGCAGGCCGAGAACCTGGGCGTCGAGATCTACCCAGGCTTTACTGCCCAGGAAGTATTGTTCGACGAGGCCGGCATCGTGCGCGGCATCATCACCGGCGACCTGGGCGTGGACCGCGAAGGCCAGCCCAAGGACGGCCTGTACACCCCCGGCATGGAACTGCGTGGCAAATACACGCTGTTCGCGGAAGGTTGCCGCGGCCATCTGGGCAAGCAACTGATCAAGCGCTTCGAGCTCGACAGCGAAGCCGACGTGCAGCATTACGGCATCGGTATCAAGGAACTGTGGGAAATCGACCCGGCCAAACACGTACCGGGCCTGGTGGTGCACACCGCCGGCTGGCCGCTGGACAACGCCAACATGGGCGGCTCGTTCCTTTATCACCTGGAGAACAACCAAGTGGTGGTCGGTCTGATCATCGACCTGTCGTACAGCAACCCGTACCTGTCGCCATTCGACGAATTCCAGCGCTACAAGCACCATCCGGTCGCCAGCCAGTACCTCGAAGGCGGCAAGCGCATCAGCTACGGCGCCCGCGCCATCGTCAAAGGCGGCTACAACTCGCTGCCGAAGATGGTGTTCCCCGGCGGCGCGCTGATCGGCTGCGACCTGGGCACCCTGAACTTCTCGAAAATCAAAGGCAGCCACACGGCCATGAAGTCCGGCATGCTGGCCGCCGACGCGGTGGCCGAGCAACTGCTGGCGGGCAACCAAGGCGGCGACGAACTGACCGGCTATGTCGAGGGTTTCAAGGCCAGCTGGCTGCACGACGAACTGTTCGCCTCACGCAACTTCGGCCCGGCGATGCACAAGTTCGGCCCGATTCTCGGCGCCGGCTTTGCCTTCCTTGAGCAGAATATCTTCGCCAACAAGCTGCCCTTTACCCTGCACGACACCAAGCCGGACCATGCCTGCCTGAAGCTCGCTGCCGATTCCAAAAAGATCGACTACCCGAAACCGGACGGCAAGCTCAGCTTCGACAAGCTCAGCTCGGTATTTCTCTCCAGCACCAACCATGAAGAGGAACAGCCCTGCCACCTGAAGCTCAAAGACCCGAGCATCCCGATCAGCCAGAACCTGCCACTCTACGACGAGCCTGCACAGCGCTACTGCCCGGCCGGCGTGTACGAAGTGGTGACCCAGGAAGACGGCGAGAAACGCTTTCAGATCAACGCCCAGAACTGCGTGCACTGCAAGACCTGCGACATCAAGGATCCGGCGCAGAACATCACCTGGGTGGCGCCTGAAGGCGCAGGCGGGCCCAACTACCCCAACATGTAA
- a CDS encoding START domain-containing protein — MKSLYRLAVTCGVTVLFTGVAHAEDWQLAKDEQGIKVWLSEVPGSKYKAYRGVTVIDASFQRLRALQEDVAGACAWIHECESQKLLKHEGDKAWTYTRFKTPWPVTPRDSVLQVSTVQQTDGSLRRNLLAQPRYIPEEKGYVRVASVDGYWQLTPKGPDRTEVTYQVHTDPGGSVPSWLSNKFVVDAPFNTLKALRERALKP; from the coding sequence ATGAAATCGCTGTACCGCCTGGCTGTTACGTGTGGTGTAACTGTACTGTTCACGGGCGTTGCACACGCCGAAGACTGGCAGTTGGCCAAGGATGAACAGGGTATCAAGGTGTGGCTCAGTGAGGTGCCGGGTTCGAAGTACAAGGCCTATCGTGGCGTAACCGTGATTGATGCCAGCTTCCAGCGACTGCGTGCCTTGCAGGAAGATGTGGCGGGCGCCTGCGCCTGGATTCATGAGTGTGAATCGCAGAAGCTGCTCAAACACGAAGGTGACAAGGCCTGGACCTACACCCGCTTCAAGACGCCCTGGCCGGTCACCCCGCGTGACTCTGTGTTGCAGGTCAGTACCGTTCAGCAAACCGATGGCAGCCTGAGGCGCAACCTGCTGGCACAGCCGCGCTACATTCCTGAAGAAAAAGGCTACGTGCGGGTGGCGAGTGTCGACGGGTACTGGCAATTGACGCCGAAGGGGCCTGATCGTACCGAGGTGACTTACCAGGTGCACACCGATCCTGGTGGCAGTGTGCCGTCGTGGTTGAGCAACAAGTTCGTGGTCGATGCGCCGTTCAACACCCTCAAGGCATTGCGGGAGAGGGCGCTAAAGCCTTGA
- a CDS encoding transporter substrate-binding domain-containing protein, with translation MGAFRVLWPCVLAGWLMSPAMAAAAAKCERLIASGSPDAPPYLWRDPQDPRQLMGANADLLRQAAQELGITVEVLYAGKRSQAQEEVRSGRMDLLVDASLNSAQLEAFDYLQPAISHNEIVLWTRADSGLAAQSLADLQGHSGVRSQRTRLTPEFEALASAQLQLQTVGGLTAALQKLALGEVDYALAGRYAGRVLVESLGLAADLQALALVVDRPGFHLALSSNSACNDPWLRGQLTKKMTESAASGLADEAIKRNLDLWKRQLQQPVSKQ, from the coding sequence ATGGGCGCCTTTCGAGTTCTCTGGCCGTGCGTGCTGGCGGGCTGGCTGATGTCGCCCGCTATGGCCGCAGCGGCAGCCAAGTGCGAGCGGCTGATCGCCAGTGGCAGTCCGGATGCGCCACCGTACCTGTGGCGCGATCCGCAGGACCCCAGGCAACTGATGGGTGCCAATGCCGACCTGCTCCGGCAGGCTGCCCAGGAGTTGGGCATCACCGTAGAGGTGCTCTACGCCGGCAAACGCAGCCAGGCACAAGAGGAGGTGCGCAGCGGGCGGATGGATCTGCTGGTCGATGCCAGTCTGAATTCGGCGCAACTGGAGGCTTTCGATTACCTTCAGCCGGCCATCAGCCATAACGAAATCGTGCTCTGGACGCGCGCCGATTCCGGCCTGGCTGCGCAGAGTCTTGCTGATTTGCAGGGGCACTCCGGGGTGCGCTCTCAAAGAACCCGGCTGACGCCGGAGTTCGAGGCGCTTGCCAGTGCGCAGCTACAGTTGCAAACCGTGGGCGGCCTGACTGCGGCGCTGCAAAAGCTGGCGCTGGGTGAGGTCGACTACGCTCTGGCAGGGCGCTACGCAGGCCGAGTGCTGGTCGAGTCGCTAGGCCTGGCGGCTGACTTGCAGGCGCTGGCGCTGGTGGTGGATCGGCCGGGGTTTCATCTGGCGTTATCGTCCAATTCAGCCTGCAACGACCCCTGGTTGCGCGGACAACTGACGAAAAAGATGACAGAATCGGCAGCTTCGGGCCTTGCCGATGAGGCCATAAAACGCAATCTGGATCTGTGGAAACGCCAGTTGCAGCAGCCCGTCTCCAAACAGTAG
- a CDS encoding aminotransferase-like domain-containing protein: MTNLLLYQRIAQQLAEDIRRGVYQPGERVPSVRKMSLQLNVSHATVLQAYANLEDQGLIRARPQSGYYVHQTPALTASTPDIARVERPSLVTRSTIIQQVLVESRREGVFALGAAVPHVDYLPVRALHQQLAKVTRFQSPRAFSYMFSPGYEPLRRQVAIRMRDAGVVVDPSEVVISHGCVDALQMALRVVTRPGDLIAAESPAYYGLLQLADLLGLKVIEIPSDPVTGISLEALQLAANQWSIKALVLTARVSNPLGATMPEERQKSLLRLVGDFDIQVIEDDIYGELMFEIGRTRALKAFDRHDRVIYCSSFSKTLSPGVRIGWMIPGSKYLAEIQRLQTFSTHSACSVTQMGVAAYLENGGYDRHLRHIRIEYRKNLSAYQLAVQQHFPEGTQMSRPLGGFILWVSLPGRVNTQELHIRALEQGISIAPGLIFSNTEQFNHCIRLNCGMPWNREAERSLMTLGMLARQLCHEAAAGF; the protein is encoded by the coding sequence ATGACCAATCTTCTGTTGTATCAACGTATCGCCCAGCAGCTTGCCGAAGATATTCGCCGCGGCGTTTATCAGCCGGGTGAGCGTGTTCCGTCGGTGCGCAAGATGAGCCTGCAGCTCAATGTCAGCCATGCCACGGTGCTGCAGGCCTACGCCAATCTTGAGGATCAGGGGCTGATTCGCGCCCGGCCACAGTCAGGTTATTACGTCCACCAGACTCCGGCGCTGACCGCATCGACGCCTGATATCGCCCGGGTCGAGCGGCCCAGCCTGGTGACTCGTAGCACCATTATCCAGCAGGTTTTGGTTGAATCACGACGTGAAGGGGTATTTGCCCTGGGTGCGGCTGTGCCTCATGTCGATTATCTGCCGGTCCGTGCACTGCATCAGCAACTGGCCAAAGTGACCCGTTTTCAAAGCCCGCGAGCCTTCAGCTACATGTTCAGCCCAGGCTATGAGCCGCTGCGGCGCCAAGTGGCGATCCGCATGCGTGATGCCGGGGTGGTGGTCGATCCTTCTGAGGTGGTGATCAGCCACGGTTGTGTCGATGCGCTGCAGATGGCTTTACGAGTGGTGACACGGCCGGGTGATTTGATTGCTGCCGAGTCGCCGGCTTATTACGGTCTGCTGCAACTGGCGGATTTGCTGGGGCTGAAGGTCATCGAGATTCCCAGTGATCCGGTCACCGGTATCAGTCTGGAAGCCTTGCAGCTGGCGGCCAATCAGTGGTCGATCAAGGCCTTGGTACTGACTGCCAGGGTAAGCAACCCGCTGGGGGCGACCATGCCCGAGGAGCGGCAGAAGAGTCTGCTGCGGCTGGTTGGCGATTTTGATATCCAGGTCATCGAAGATGATATCTATGGCGAGCTGATGTTCGAAATCGGTCGCACCCGTGCGCTCAAAGCCTTTGATCGGCATGACCGGGTCATCTACTGCTCAAGCTTCTCCAAAACCCTGTCGCCGGGAGTGCGCATTGGCTGGATGATTCCAGGCAGCAAGTACCTGGCCGAAATCCAGCGATTGCAGACCTTCAGTACCCATTCGGCGTGCAGCGTGACCCAGATGGGAGTGGCGGCCTACCTAGAGAATGGTGGCTATGATCGCCATCTGCGGCATATCCGGATTGAGTACCGCAAGAACCTGAGCGCCTATCAATTGGCCGTGCAGCAGCATTTTCCCGAGGGCACCCAGATGAGCCGGCCATTGGGCGGTTTCATTCTATGGGTCAGTTTGCCCGGCAGGGTCAATACTCAGGAGCTGCATATTCGTGCGCTGGAGCAGGGCATCAGCATCGCCCCAGGGCTGATTTTCAGCAATACAGAGCAGTTCAATCATTGCATTCGTCTGAACTGTGGGATGCCGTGGAATCGCGAAGCGGAGCGCTCTCTGATGACGCTGGGAATGTTGGCGCGGCAGTTGTGTCATGAGGCGGCCGCAGGATTTTGA
- a CDS encoding YkgJ family cysteine cluster protein gives MDCRSGCGACCIAPSITSPIPGMPDGKPAGVRCLHLSVEMLCGLFGRPERPDVCGGFAADEEVCGVDQADAIRLIGWWERATATT, from the coding sequence ATGGACTGTCGTTCAGGTTGTGGTGCGTGCTGCATCGCGCCGTCTATTACTTCGCCCATCCCCGGCATGCCTGATGGCAAGCCCGCCGGTGTGCGCTGCCTGCATCTTTCTGTGGAGATGCTCTGTGGATTGTTTGGTCGTCCCGAGCGGCCTGACGTGTGTGGGGGCTTTGCGGCGGATGAGGAGGTCTGTGGTGTTGACCAGGCTGATGCGATTCGTCTGATTGGCTGGTGGGAAAGAGCTACCGCTACCACCTGA
- a CDS encoding electron transfer flavoprotein subunit beta/FixA family protein translates to MKVLVAVKRVVDYNVKVRVKADNSGVDLANVKMSMNPFCEIAVEEAVRLKEKGVASEIVVVSVGPSTAQEQLRTALALGADRAVLVESAEELTSLAIAKLLKAVVDKEQPQLVILGKQAIDSDNNQTGQMLAALSGYAQGTFASKVEVNGDKVAVTREIDGGLQTVALNLPAIITTDLRLNEPRYASLPNIMKAKKKPLETLTPEALGVSTASTNKTIKVEAPAVRSAGIKVKSVAELVEKLKNEAKVI, encoded by the coding sequence ATGAAGGTTCTTGTAGCTGTCAAAAGAGTGGTCGACTACAACGTCAAGGTTCGCGTCAAGGCGGACAACTCCGGCGTCGACCTGGCCAACGTCAAGATGTCCATGAACCCCTTCTGCGAAATTGCCGTCGAAGAGGCCGTGCGTCTGAAAGAGAAGGGCGTTGCCAGCGAAATCGTCGTGGTCAGCGTGGGTCCGTCCACCGCTCAGGAACAACTGCGCACCGCGCTGGCGCTGGGCGCCGACCGTGCCGTACTGGTTGAGTCCGCTGAAGAACTGACCTCGCTGGCGATTGCCAAGTTGCTCAAGGCCGTGGTCGACAAGGAACAGCCGCAACTGGTGATCCTCGGTAAACAGGCGATCGACAGCGATAACAACCAGACCGGCCAGATGCTCGCCGCGCTGAGCGGTTACGCCCAGGGCACCTTTGCCTCCAAGGTCGAAGTCAATGGCGACAAGGTTGCCGTGACCCGTGAGATCGACGGCGGTCTGCAGACGGTTGCGCTGAACCTGCCTGCCATCATCACCACCGACTTGCGACTGAACGAGCCGCGCTACGCATCCTTGCCCAACATCATGAAGGCCAAGAAGAAGCCACTGGAAACCCTGACCCCTGAAGCGTTGGGTGTTTCCACAGCCTCGACCAACAAGACCATCAAGGTCGAGGCGCCAGCAGTGCGCAGCGCCGGCATCAAGGTCAAGTCGGTGGCTGAACTGGTCGAAAAATTGAAGAACGAAGCGAAGGTAATCTAA
- a CDS encoding electron transfer flavoprotein subunit alpha/FixB family protein, which yields MTILVIAEHDKGALVPATLNAVAAAQKIGGDIHVLVAGAGVSAVAEAAAKIAGVAKVLAADNAAYAHQLPENVAPLIVELAKGYSHVLAAATSNGKNILPRVAAQLDVDQISEIVSVESADTFKRPIYAGNAIATVQSSAAVKVITVRTTGFDPVAAEGGSAAVEAVAAAHNAGTSSFVSEELATSDRPELTEARVVVSGGRGMGNGDNFKHLYSLADKLGAAVGASRAAVDAGFVPNDMQVGQTGKIVAPQLYVAVGISGAIQHLAGMKDSKVIVAINKDEEAPIFQVADYGLVADLFEAVPELEKLV from the coding sequence ATGACTATTTTGGTTATCGCTGAACACGACAAGGGTGCGCTGGTTCCGGCGACCCTCAATGCTGTAGCGGCCGCCCAGAAAATCGGCGGCGACATTCACGTGCTGGTCGCAGGTGCCGGCGTATCGGCGGTTGCCGAAGCGGCCGCGAAGATCGCCGGTGTGGCCAAGGTGCTGGCTGCCGACAACGCAGCCTACGCTCACCAGTTGCCGGAAAACGTCGCGCCACTGATCGTCGAGCTGGCCAAGGGTTACAGCCACGTGCTGGCCGCAGCCACCTCCAACGGCAAGAACATCCTGCCGCGTGTTGCTGCGCAACTGGATGTTGACCAGATTTCCGAAATCGTCTCGGTCGAGTCGGCAGACACCTTCAAGCGTCCGATCTACGCCGGTAACGCCATTGCCACCGTGCAATCGAGTGCAGCGGTCAAGGTCATTACCGTGCGTACTACCGGTTTCGACCCGGTTGCTGCCGAAGGTGGCTCTGCTGCTGTCGAAGCCGTGGCTGCCGCGCACAACGCCGGTACCTCGAGCTTCGTCAGCGAAGAGCTGGCGACCTCTGACCGTCCAGAGCTGACTGAGGCGCGGGTGGTGGTGTCCGGCGGTCGCGGCATGGGCAACGGTGACAACTTCAAGCACCTGTACAGCCTGGCCGACAAGCTCGGTGCTGCGGTCGGTGCTTCGCGTGCGGCCGTTGACGCAGGCTTTGTGCCGAACGACATGCAGGTCGGTCAGACCGGCAAGATCGTCGCGCCGCAACTGTACGTCGCTGTCGGTATCTCCGGTGCGATCCAGCATCTGGCTGGCATGAAAGACTCCAAGGTGATCGTCGCGATCAACAAGGATGAAGAGGCGCCAATCTTCCAGGTGGCTGACTACGGTCTGGTAGCCGACCTGTTCGAAGCCGTACCGGAGCTGGAAAAGCTGGTCTGA
- a CDS encoding DUF4398 domain-containing protein, which produces MSTRFLVAGMAAVIVAGCANDPAPTEQMKLTEQAIAQAKAVGAEGEELPQMQQAEERYAAARAELLKQSYKNARMQAERAELDARLAEAQTLTLKSEEQRAQLEARLERLRKQLKEAQ; this is translated from the coding sequence GTGAGTACTCGCTTTTTGGTCGCCGGCATGGCGGCTGTCATTGTGGCCGGGTGTGCGAACGATCCGGCGCCCACCGAACAAATGAAACTGACCGAGCAAGCCATTGCCCAGGCCAAGGCAGTAGGGGCCGAAGGTGAAGAGCTGCCGCAGATGCAGCAGGCCGAAGAGCGCTATGCCGCCGCGCGTGCCGAGCTGCTCAAACAGTCCTACAAGAATGCGCGCATGCAGGCCGAGCGGGCTGAGCTGGATGCCCGGCTGGCCGAGGCGCAAACCCTGACCCTCAAGAGTGAAGAGCAGCGTGCGCAACTCGAAGCTCGCCTTGAACGTCTGCGCAAGCAGTTGAAGGAGGCGCAATGA
- the sdhC gene encoding succinate dehydrogenase, cytochrome b556 subunit: MKSQRPVNLDLRTIKLPVTAYTSILHRVSGVILFVGVVIMLYALDKSLASEEGFGEVKACLTSPLAKFVIWGLLSALLYHLVAGVRHLIMDAGVGETLEGGKLGSKIVIVVSVVLIVLAGVWIW, encoded by the coding sequence GTGAAAAGCCAACGACCTGTAAATCTAGACCTAAGGACAATCAAGCTCCCAGTCACTGCTTACACGTCCATTCTTCACCGTGTTTCCGGTGTCATTCTCTTCGTCGGTGTTGTCATCATGCTTTATGCATTGGACAAATCCCTGGCGTCCGAGGAAGGCTTCGGTGAAGTCAAGGCGTGTCTGACCAGCCCGCTGGCGAAGTTTGTCATCTGGGGCTTGCTGTCTGCCCTTCTGTATCACCTGGTGGCCGGCGTGCGTCACCTGATCATGGATGCTGGTGTAGGCGAGACGCTGGAAGGCGGCAAGCTGGGCTCCAAAATCGTAATCGTTGTTTCTGTGGTGCTGATCGTGCTGGCGGGAGTCTGGATATGGTAA
- the sdhD gene encoding succinate dehydrogenase, hydrophobic membrane anchor protein — MVTNVTNLSRSGLYDWMAQRVSAVVLAAYFIFLIGYLVAHPGISYAQWHELFSATWMRIFSLLALVALGAHAWVGMWTITTDYLTPMALGKSATAVRFLAQAVCGIAMFAYFVWGVQILWGI, encoded by the coding sequence ATGGTAACCAACGTCACTAACCTTTCCCGCTCCGGCCTGTATGACTGGATGGCACAACGTGTGTCGGCAGTTGTGCTCGCGGCTTATTTCATCTTCCTGATCGGCTACCTGGTGGCCCACCCAGGTATCAGCTACGCCCAATGGCACGAGCTGTTCTCCGCCACCTGGATGCGTATTTTCAGTCTGCTGGCCCTCGTTGCCCTTGGCGCTCACGCCTGGGTCGGCATGTGGACCATCACCACCGACTATCTGACGCCGATGGCGCTGGGCAAGTCGGCGACTGCGGTACGTTTCCTGGCCCAGGCAGTATGCGGCATTGCGATGTTCGCCTACTTCGTCTGGGGCGTGCAGATTCTTTGGGGTATCTGA